From Girardinichthys multiradiatus isolate DD_20200921_A chromosome 3, DD_fGirMul_XY1, whole genome shotgun sequence, the proteins below share one genomic window:
- the emg1 gene encoding ribosomal RNA small subunit methyltransferase NEP1 yields MASGKKRGLEHLDEYEPKAAKTGKSNLYDRMAERRLVVILEGASLETVKVGKTFELLNCDQHKNMIIKSGRDPGHIRPDITHQCLLMLMDSPLNRAGLLQVYIHTEKNALIEINPQTRIPRTFTRFCGLMVQLLHKLSVRAADGPQKLLKMIKNPVSDHLPPGCPRIATSFSAGEAVNARTVVPDGPAAVVIGAFAHGAVKVDYTEQTVSISNYPLSAALTCAKMCSAFEEVWGIL; encoded by the exons ATGGCCTCTGGGAAGAAGCGTGGTCTGGAACATCTGGATGAATATGAACCAAAAGCTGCAAAAACGGGCAAAAGCAACCTCTATGACCGAATGGCTGAAAGGAGGCTCGTTGTTATTCTGGAGGGAGCATCGCTAGAAACAGTGAAG GTTGGTAAAACGTTTGAGTTGTTAAACTGCGACCAGCACAAAAACATGATCATCAAAAGTGGAAGAGACCCGGGGCACATAAGACCAGATATCACACATCAG TGTCTGCTCATGCTGATGGACAGTCCGCTGAACAGGGCAGGCCTGTTGCAGGTTTACATCCACACAGAGAAAAACGCGTTAATAGAGATTAACCCGCAGACCCGCATCCCGAGAACGTTTACCCGGTTCTGTGGCTTAATGG TTCAGCTGCTGCACAAGTTGAGTGTCAGAGCCGCTGATGGTCCTCAGAAGCTGTTGAAGATGATTAAAAATCCAGTGTCTGACCACCTGCCCCCCGGCTGCCCCCGCATCGCCACCTCCTTCTCTGCAGGGGAGGCCGTTAATGCTCGGACGGTGGTACCAGATGGCCCTGCAGCAGTGGTGATCGGAGCATTTGCTCATGGCGCG gtTAAAGTGGACTACACAGAGCAGACCGTCTCCATAAGTAATTACCCCCTCTCTGCAGCTTTGACCTGTGCCAAAATGTGCTCCGCGTTTGAGGAGGTGTGGGGTATCCTGTGA
- the LOC124862617 gene encoding histone H1.1-like: MRRKARVKKTSQGVVRHSASTCFITEEKTLLGGMKQPDNLSKNPAGRGLGKAGAKRLGRLLKRVIQPKEEPAGKGKATLPKTPVRLFKHQIETKANIAPKEKSTKQISKVILSVVSQCKHRGGISMTELKQTLAAEGYNVAKKNRQINTVTERLVNETLVRTTRNTSFKLNNKKVMETPTAEVNTEKSPKPTWKLRGKTAATKSPEGATRSQKKDRKTQKARDRTQKLKGSTGRAAVKSQKQRPARKSRENPRKPARKKPQLAKNRTIQVQRPPAKAKRTQRQPKQVKSSQRGQPQRRPKRLQMQHRQNTRRA; this comes from the exons ATGAGGAGAAAAGCCAGGGTGAAAAAGACCTCACAGGGAGTTGTACGACATAGTGCTTCCACCTGTTTTATAACTGAAGAGAAAACACTTTTAGGTGGGATGAAACAGCCGGATAATCTCTCCAAAAATCCAGCTGGAAGAGGTCTTGGAAAAGCCGGAGCCAAGCGTCTGGGCCGGCTACTGAAACGGGTCATTCAGCCCAAGGAGGAGCCGGCAGGAAAAGGAAAAGCTACTTTGCCAA AGACTCCTGTCCGTCTTTTCAAGCATCAGATTGAAACAAAGGCTAATATTGCACCCAAGGAAAAATCCACAAAGCAGATTTCCAAAGTCATCCTCAGCGTAGTCTCCCAGTGCAAACACAGAGGTGGTATCTCCATGACCGAGCTAAAGCAGACACTGGCTGCTGAAGGCTACAATGTTGCAAAGAAAAATCGTCAGATTAACACAGTGACGGAGCGGCTGGTCAACGAGACTCTGGTACGAACTACGAGAAACACCTCATTCAAACTCAACAATAAG AAAGTAATGGAAACGCCAACAGCAGAGGTGAACACAGAAAAATCTCCGAAGCCCACATGGAAGCTGAGGGGGAAGACTGCAGCCACCAAATCACCTGAAGGAGCAACCAGGTCacagaaaaaagacagaaagacgCAAAAAGCAAGAGACAGAACACAAAAACTGAAAGGAAGTACCGGCAGAGCAGCAGTAAAGTCCCAGAAACAAAGACCGGCACGTAAATCCAGAGAAAACCCCCGAAAACCAGCCAGGAAGAAACCCCAGCTGGCAAAGAACCGAACCATACAAGTTCAGAGGCCACCAGCAAAGGCTAAAAGAACACAGAGACAACCAAAGCAGGTCAAATCTTCTCAGAGGGGACAACCACAAAGACGTCCTAAAAGGTTGCAGATGCAGCACCGTCAGAACACCAGAAGAGCCTAG